In Phocoena phocoena chromosome 3, mPhoPho1.1, whole genome shotgun sequence, a single window of DNA contains:
- the CIMAP1D gene encoding protein CIMAP1D — MGTLPCDPAPRLTPVALGRRTTECQIPETGLRRTCGVAPLENGSGPGLYALPSTVGYINHDCTRVAGPAYSLFRRPSEASPQETSPGPVYFLDPKVTRFGRSCTPAYSMQGRGKSRDLEVTPGPGAYSPEKVAPTRQRTPPAFTLGSRFRPRPLDTSVPAPNTYTLPSLWGSQIFTKPSSPSYTAAGRTPPVRPPQDPTEIPGPGQYDSPDPNAYRQRRPAFTMLGRPRAPRPPDETPGPGTHSPEQVTMTKARAPAFTMGMRHSKRATTMAVDTAP, encoded by the exons ATGGGGACCCTCCCCTGCGACCCGGCTCCACGGCTGACTCCGGTGGCCCTGGGCCGGCGGACCACCGAGTGCCAAATCCCGGAGACTGGTCTGAGGAGGACCTGCGGGGTAGCCCCCTTGGAGAACG GCTCCGGGCCAGGCTTGTACGCCCTGCCATCCACCGTCGGCTACATCAACCACGACTGCACCAGGGTGGCTGGTCCCGCCTACTCGCTCTTCCGGAGGCCCAGCGAGG CATCTCCACAGGAGACCAGCCCTGGGCCGGTCTACTTCCTGGACCCGAAAGTCACCCGTTTTGGCCGCAGCTGCACCCCTGCCTACTCCATGCAGGGCCGGGGCAAGTCTCGGG ATCTGGAGGTGACGCCCGGCCCTGGGGCCTACAGCCCAGAGAAGGTGGCCCCCACGCGCCAGCGGACACCCCCAGCTTTCACCCTGGGCTCCCGCTTCCGCCCGCGGCCCCTGGACACCTCAGTCCCTGCCCCCAACACCTACACCCTGCCTTCCCTCTGGGGCTCCCAGATCTTCACCAAGCCCAGCAGCCCAAGCTACACGGCAGCAGGCCGCACGCCCCCCGTCCGACCCCCGCAGGACCCCACTGAGATACCGGGTCCAGGCCAGTATGATAGCCCGGACCCCAACGCCTACCGTCAGCGCCGGCCGGCCTTCACCATGCTGGGGCGGCCCCGAGCCCCGCGCCCCCCGGATGAGACGCCTGGCCCCGGCACCCACAGCCCCGAGCAGGTCACCATGACCAAGGCCAGGGCCCCGGCATTCACCATGGGCATGCGCCACTCCAAACGGGCCACCACCATGGCCGTGGACACCGCACCCTGA